A region from the Haemorhous mexicanus isolate bHaeMex1 chromosome 12, bHaeMex1.pri, whole genome shotgun sequence genome encodes:
- the MATCAP1 gene encoding microtubule-associated tyrosine carboxypeptidase 1 isoform X1 — protein sequence MGSGAAGGPGHGAPLCPCPSPPPPPPPAPRCPRGTRRLSETGAGTRRSEGAAGRGGLRAAASLPHIARGRGEEGGGRRSPCLLVALRPRNVEAERERFFRASFAYDPQFEYAEPVPAAVLDKYGAASDRFVAQAIRIIRTVLEKYGTYESFEVATGGRLLSKCQIWSVIRKYMQKEGCVGEVVVQLTDDLLSQAVMMVEDSRPTLAINLAGARQHWLEGMLRHEIGTHYIRGVNNTRQPWHSSEGRKQYSLKPANPTEEGLASLHSVLFRKQPFLWRAALLYYTIERASRLSFSALFQDLEQYVQDAGVRWEYCVRAKRGQTDTSQPGCFSKDQVYLDGILRILRHRQTIDFPLLAALGKVSYEDVNRLKKFGVLEKARIPHFMQDLERYMKQLDHIVTTNGLNEEELEQLLPD from the exons ATGGGCTCGGGGGCGGCCGGCGGGCCGGGCCATGGCGCGCCGCTCTGCCCATGCccgtccccgccgccgccgccgccccccgcgccgcGCTGTCCGCGCGGAACCCGCCGCCTCTCCGAAACCGGGGCCGGGACGCGGCGGAGCGAgggcgcggcggggcgcggggggctGCGGGCCGCCGCCTCGCTGCCGCACATCGCGCGGGGCCGCGGCGAggagggcggcgggcggcgcaGCCCCTGCTTGCTCGTGGCGCTGCGGCCGCGGAACGTGGAGGCGGAGCGGGAGCGGTTCTTCCGCGCCAGCTTCGCCTACGACCCGCAGTTCGAGTACGCGGAGCCGGTGCCCGCCGCCGTCCTGGACAAGTACGGGGCCGCCTCCGACCGCTTCGTGGCTCAG GCCATCAGGATCATTCGGACTGTCCTGGAGAAGTACGGGACCTACGAGAGCTTCGAGGTGGCCACGGGCGGGCGGCTGCTGAGCAAGTGCCAGATCTGGTCTGTGATCCGAAAGTACATGCAGAAGGAAGGCTGTGTGGGAGAG gtggTGGTGCAGCTGACCGATGACCTCCTGTCCCAGGCAGTGATGATGGTGGAGGACAGCCGGCCCACGCTGGCCATCAACCTGGCCGGAGCCCGGCAGCACTGGCTGGAGGGGATGCTGCGCCACGAGATCG gcACTCACTACATCCGGGGGGTCAACAACACccggcagccctggcacagctccgaGGGCCGCAAGCAGTACAGCCTGAAGCCCGCCAACCCCACGGAGGAAGGCCTGGCCAGCCTGCACAGCGTCCTGTTCCGCAAGCAGCCCTTCCTGTGGCGAGCAGCCCTGCTCTACTACACCATCGAGAGGGCCAGCCGCCTCTCCTTCTCTGCCCTCTTCCAGGACCTGGAGCAGTACGTCCAGGATGCTGGGGTCCGGTGGGAGTACTGTGTGCGGGCAAAGCGGGGTCAGACGGACACCTCACAGCCAG gctgtttCAGTAAGGACCAGGTGTACCTGGACGGGATTCTCCGCATCCTGCGCCATCGGCAGACCATCGACTTCCCACTGCTGGCTGCACTTGGAAAG GTGTCCTACGAAGATGTGAATCGGCTGAAGAAATTCGGGGTCCTGGAGAAGGCTCGCATCCCCCACTTCATGCAGGATCTGGAGCGGTACATGAAGCAGCTGGATCACATTGTCACCACCAATGGCCTGAACGAGGAAGAGCTGGAGCAACTGCTGCCTGACTGA
- the MATCAP1 gene encoding microtubule-associated tyrosine carboxypeptidase 1 isoform X2 — protein sequence MMLPEVSIWISVGSQLAAEKHLAPLVVVQLTDDLLSQAVMMVEDSRPTLAINLAGARQHWLEGMLRHEIGTHYIRGVNNTRQPWHSSEGRKQYSLKPANPTEEGLASLHSVLFRKQPFLWRAALLYYTIERASRLSFSALFQDLEQYVQDAGVRWEYCVRAKRGQTDTSQPGCFSKDQVYLDGILRILRHRQTIDFPLLAALGKVRARVRVGQGVADPTIPSQSSHRLPQSHDFPKTSPRLAALHLCLFLCSWISAYQGKAVLGRMQGRTGQSIILCGRPSGRGLTQQVKPFWPLATAVLLSPVLAVTENYQTHKSLQIPHPQQLSFCLPTSSRDVLTDPGVYKGTRCLPWHLPGFGVEGTDPHLLPTRCPTKM from the exons ATGATGCTGCCAGAGGTTTCCATATGGATTTCAGTGGGCTCACAGCTTGCAGCAGAGAAACACTTGGCCCCACTG gtggTGGTGCAGCTGACCGATGACCTCCTGTCCCAGGCAGTGATGATGGTGGAGGACAGCCGGCCCACGCTGGCCATCAACCTGGCCGGAGCCCGGCAGCACTGGCTGGAGGGGATGCTGCGCCACGAGATCG gcACTCACTACATCCGGGGGGTCAACAACACccggcagccctggcacagctccgaGGGCCGCAAGCAGTACAGCCTGAAGCCCGCCAACCCCACGGAGGAAGGCCTGGCCAGCCTGCACAGCGTCCTGTTCCGCAAGCAGCCCTTCCTGTGGCGAGCAGCCCTGCTCTACTACACCATCGAGAGGGCCAGCCGCCTCTCCTTCTCTGCCCTCTTCCAGGACCTGGAGCAGTACGTCCAGGATGCTGGGGTCCGGTGGGAGTACTGTGTGCGGGCAAAGCGGGGTCAGACGGACACCTCACAGCCAG gctgtttCAGTAAGGACCAGGTGTACCTGGACGGGATTCTCCGCATCCTGCGCCATCGGCAGACCATCGACTTCCCACTGCTGGCTGCACTTGGAAAGGTAAGAGCCAGGGTGAGGGTGGGGCAGGGAGTGGCTGATCCCACAATCCCATCCCAAAGCTCACACAGGCTCCCTCAATCTCATGACTTCCCAAAAACCAGCCCTCGCCTGGCAGCCCTTCATCTCTGTCTTTTCCTGTGCTCATGGATCTCTGCATaccagggaaaggctgtgctggGTAGGATGCAAGGAAGGACAGGACAATCCATAATCCTCTGCGGGAGACCTTCGGGAAGAGGCTTAACCCAGCAGGTTAAGCCTTTCTGGCCCTTAGCCACAGCAGTCCTGCTGTCACCTGTCCTTGCAGTGACCGAAAATTACCAAACCCACAAATCCTTGCAAATCCCAcacccccagcagctctccttcTGCCTCCCCACGAGCAGCAGGGATGTTTTGACTGACCCAGGGGTCTACAAGGGCACCAGATGCCTCCCGTGGCACCTGCCAGGGTTTGGAGTGGAGGGGACTGACCCCCATCTCCTTCCTACCAGGTGTCCTACGAAGATGTGA